Proteins from a single region of Macrotis lagotis isolate mMagLag1 chromosome 2, bilby.v1.9.chrom.fasta, whole genome shotgun sequence:
- the RND2 gene encoding rho-related GTP-binding protein RhoN — translation MEGQSGRCKIVVVGDAECGKTALLQVFAKDAYPGSYVPTVFENYTASFEIDKRRIELNMWDTSGSSYYDNVRPLAYPDSDAVLICFDISRPETLDSVLKKWQGETQEFCPNAKVVLVGCKLDMRTDLATLRELSKQRLIPVTHEQGSVLARQVGAVSYVECSSRSSERSVRDVFHVATVASLGRGHRQLRRSDSRRGLQRSTQRSAQLPGRPDKGAEAEIRKDRAKSCSVM, via the exons ATGGAGGGGCAGAGCGGCCGCTGCAAGATCGTGGTGGTGGGGGACGCGGAGTGCGGCAAGACGGCGCTGCTGCAGGTGTTCGCCAAGGACGCCTACCCCGGG AGCTACGTCCCCACCGTGTTCGAGAACTACACGGCCAGCTTCGAGATCGACAAGCGCCGCATAGAGCTCAACATGTGGGACACCTCAG GTTCCTCCTATTATGATAATGTACGACCACTGGCCTACCCAGACTCTGATGCTGTCCTTATCTGCTTTGATATCAGCAGGCCAGAGACCCTTGACAGCGTGCTCAAGAAG TGGCAAGGGGAGACCCAGGAGTTCTGTCCCAATGCTAAGGTTGTTCTGGTCGGCTGTAAACTGGACATGAGGACAGACCTAGCCACGCTGAGGGAGCTCTCCAAACAGCGGCTCATCCCTGTCACCCATGAGCAG GGTAGCGTCCTTGCCCGGCAGGTGGGGGCTGTGTCTTATGTGGAATGCTCATCCCGGTCATCTGAGCGCAGTGTCCGAGATGTCTTCCATGTGGCCACCGTGGCCTCCCTTGGACGTGGCCACAGGCAGCTTCGTCGAAGTGATTCCAGGAGAGGCCTACAGAGGTCAACCCAAAGGTCAGCTCAGCTGCCTGGGAGGCCGGACAAGGGGGCCGAGGCTGAGATTCGAAAGGACCGAGCCAAGAGCTGCAGTGTCATGTGA